The following are encoded in a window of Phragmites australis chromosome 22, lpPhrAust1.1, whole genome shotgun sequence genomic DNA:
- the LOC133905070 gene encoding uncharacterized protein LOC133905070 — MVRSPFRVAMEGGGRALWLALLVSWIAVSFNGEAAMASDAQPATAGAGQDTNVLCVSKCGTCPTVCSSPPPPSEGGYPPPSSAKGGSGSYSSPSAPPSPPGQGKGGRPSSYYYFFTAGSSRTSCAGSSIYVLVFLVLVSLAANFQ; from the coding sequence ATGGTGAGGTCTCCGTTCCGTGTGGCgatggagggaggaggaagagcgcTGTGGCTGGCGTTGCTGGTGTCTTGGATCGCGGTGTCCTTCAACGGCGAGGCTGCGATGGCCTCCGACGCCcagccggcgacggccggagccgGGCAGGACACGAACGTGCTGTGCGTCAGCAAGTGCGGGACGTGCCCCACGGTGTGCTCGtcgcccccgccgccgtcggAGGGGGGATACCCACCACCGTCGTCAGCGaagggcggcagcggcagctaTTCTTCGCCGTCGGCTCCTCCGTCGCCGCCGGGCCAGGGCAAGGGAGGGCGGCCCAGCAGCTACTACTACTTCTTCACCGCCGGGAGCAGCCGGACCAGCTGCGCCGGGTCGAGTATCTACGTGTTGGTGTTCTTGGTGTTGGTGTCTCTTGCTGCAAACTTCCAGTGA
- the LOC133905407 gene encoding uncharacterized protein LOC133905407, whose protein sequence is MADCYAQEADDLHRRWLPPEIFADIGIADADAAPPEAGGGGGGVEELAVQLAGILGGKGKVAPRAPPPTPAVPAPCHRAQVCGLEGRFVVAYGGSNSGAAVAWPFVPYSPVQLQVASNLASIGGALDYSRLPPALPSCPARAKLRGGTGVFLPRAEAYRHAGNPLAKDGKAPGPRAWPGSLGLRQREEREQQWHNETMYQRQQRHKATAAAEMALPQDWSYHRW, encoded by the exons ATGGCCGACTGCTACGCGCAGGAGGCGGACGACCTCCACCGGCGGTGGCTGCCGCCGGAGATCTTCGCCGACATTGGCatcgccgacgccgacgccgcgcCTCCCGaggccggtggcggcggcggcggcgtcgaggAACTCGCGGTGCAACTCGCCGGCATCCTCGGCGGCAAGGGCAAGGTGGCCCCTCGCGCGCCGCCTCCGACCCCTGCCGTCCCCGCCCCTTGCCACCGCGCGCAG GTTTGCGGTCTGGAAGGGAGGTTCGTCGTGGCCTACGGCGGGAGTAATAGCGGCGCGGCGGTGGCGTGGCCGTTCGTGCCGTACTCGCCGGTGCAGTTGCAG GTCGCCAGCAACTTGGCGAGCATCGGCGGCGCGCTGGACTACTCGAGGCTTCCCCCGGCGCTGCCCTCCTGCCCGGCGAGGGCGAAGCTGCGCGGCGGCACCGGCGTGTTCCTGCCGCGCGCCGAGGCGTACAGGCACGCGGGCAATCCCCTGGCGAAAG ATGGGAAAGCACCAGGCCCGAGGGCGTGGCCTGGGAGCCTGGGGCTGCGGCAGAGGGAGGAAAGGGAGCAGCAGTGGCACAACGAGACCATGTACCAGCGGCAGCAGCGTCACAAGGCGACTGCCGCGGCGGAGATGGCGCTGCCCCAGGATTGGAGTTACCACCGATGGTGA